A portion of the Rhizoctonia solani chromosome 6, complete sequence genome contains these proteins:
- a CDS encoding pyroglutamyl-peptidase 1, protein MASIDLTSKPENKSLRVLVTGFGPFRNIETNPSWLAAKPLSNQTLKFTQSASLGHPHAPKPHPVEVEVHISTLEVPVTYSAVLGTVPPIHQSKQYDFILHVGVGLSGGLAIERLAHKTGYNQPDAEGRLCDPIRSKPKGDDADELVKRGFGNGFEQFGEELRSGLDVDAIVKHLKSKGLEHTSPSNDPGRYLCDFIYFCSLACAQKEASKVKVLFMHVPPIGSPYQIEDMTRAIKGVIEYVALHT, encoded by the exons ATGGCCTCCATCGATTTGACCTCGAAACCAGAGAACAAATCTCTTAGAGTGCTGGTCACCGGATTCGGG CCTTTTCGAAACATAGAGACAAACCCTTCATGGCTTGCCGCAAAGCCGCTTAGCAACCAGACTCTCAAATTCACCCAGTCAGCAAGCCTGGGTCATCCTCACGCACCCAAACCTCATCCTGTTGAGGTCGAAGTGCATATCAGCACGCTTGAAGTGCCGGTGACTTATTCGGCTGTGCTGGGTACTGTGCCTCCCATCCACCAGTCAAAGCAGTACGACTTTATATTGCACGTGGGAGTCGGCCTGTCGGGAGGACTCGCGATCGAGAGACTAGCGCACAAAACGGGATATAACCAGCCCGACGCTGAGGGTCGACTGTGCGACCCGATCCGATCGAAGCCAAAAGGCGATGACGCGGACGAACTGGTCAAACGGGGGTTCGGTAATGGATTCGAGCAGTTTGGAGAGGAATTGAGAAGTGGGCTTGATGTTGATGCGATAGTCAAGCATCTCAAATCAAAAGGCCTAGAG CACACATCACCCTCCAATGATCCTGGTCGATACCTGTGTGATTTTATCTATTTTTGCTCTCTGGCATGTGCCCAGAAGGAGGCGAGCAAGGTCAAGGTGCTTTTTATGCATGTTCCGCCAATAGGATCACCCTATCAGATTGAAGACATGACCAGAGCTATTAAGGGTGTTATTGAATATGTTGCGCTACATACGTAG
- a CDS encoding Retrotransposable element Tf2 protein has product MTLRDYPTDPIKTLIDSGATSNFISPSLVEKLKIPKTQLKNPQVVRMLDGTISQTGCIWHQVQLAVLANGHPHTIPFLVCPIGTTPAILGMTWLTQESPLIDWNLGTITFPDQAQIALEEEADPNPLADLPAGYHEFARVFGKEEFKVLPLHRGYDIAIDLVPDAKLSLGPIYGMTNAESKTLKQHIDKELAMGKIRPSTSSAGAPVMFVKKADGSLRLVVDYRKLNKVTHKNVYPLPRQDDLMAKLRHAKIFTKLDLRWGYNNVRIKEGNEWKTAFRTKYGLFEYLVMPFGLTNALAAFQHFMNDLFWDLINVTVVIYLDNILIFSENLEEHPAHVREVLSRLLKNQLFCKLSKCHFHVTTVNYLGIVISPAGFLMDQKKIEAVTSWPQPKTVKQVQAFLGFVNYLCRFIPNFSSVAWPLHNLTRKETPWSWNSPEEAAFQELKNLVTQSLVLIHSNPKLPYYLETDASGVAMGAILSQRGPDNQLHPIAYMSKSFSGAKANYNTHNKELLAIIKALEEWRIFLEATKKPVQVFTDHCNLEYWMQARTFNRRHARWCIFLRKQSGKPDALSRRSDYVDHPPELEVMLPEEVFVNTSEEELEIVTEIQKGLREDPSLEPIIQFLTEDADVAPPLIWKAYWDYDWEEDLLWYCGKLVVPDSKPLKERLLKEFHDSPLARRPGQQRTLELLSQTYWWPGMKSSAKEWVECCPACQAN; this is encoded by the exons ATGACATTGCGTGACTACCCAACGGATCCCATTAAAACCCTTATTGACTCTGGTGCCACCTCCAACTTTATATCCCCTTCTttagtagaaaaactcaaaataccaaaaacccaactcaaaaatccacaagttgtgagaatgttagatggtacaatatcccagactggttgcatatggcaccaggttcaacttgcggttttggccaatggccacccaCATACCATTCCTTTTCTAGTCTGTCCCATTGGGACCACACCtgccatacttggcatgacatggctcactcaggagtcacccctTATAGATTGGAACCTAGGTACTATCACCTTCCCTGACCAAGCCCAGATAGCcttggaggaggaagcagatcCCAACCCATTAGCAGATCTACCCGCAGgataccatgaatttgccagggtatttggcaaagaggaatttaaggtcctcccccTGCACAGGGGATATGATATTGCCATTGACCTAGTTCCTgacgccaaactctcccTGGGACCAATCtatggcatgaccaatgcagaatccaagaCGCttaaacaacacattgacaaggaattagcaatgggcaagatccgccccagcacttcctcagcaggcgccccagtcatgtttgtcaagaaggcGGATGGGTCATTACGCCTGGTAGTTGATTATAGGAAGCTTAACAAGGTCACGCATAAGAACGTatacccactcccaagacaggatgacctcatggcaaagCTAAGGCATGCAAAGATATTCACAAAGCTTgacttacgctggggttacaacaatgtcaggatcaaggaaggcaatgaatggaaaacggcttttaggaccaaatatgggttgTTTGAATAtttagtcatgccctttggtctcacaAACGCCCTGGCCGcctttcaacactttatgaatgaCCTTTTCTGGGACCTAATCAATGTTACTGTGGTaatctacttggacaacatATTGATTTTTTCAGAAAACCTGGAAGAACATCCAGCCCACGTCAGGGAAGTTCTGTCCCGGTTATTAAAAAATCAGCTGTTCTGTAAATTGTccaaatgccacttccacgtcaccacggTCAATTACctgggcattgtcatatctcCTGCAGGCTTTTtgatggatcaaaagaagattgaggcagtcacATCCTGGCCTCAACCCAagacagtcaaacaggtccaggctttcctagggtttgtcaattacctctgtagattcatccccaattttaGCTCTGTTGCATGGCCTCTCCATAACCTGACAAGGAAGGagaccccttggtcatggaaTAGCCCAGAAGAAGCTGCATTCCAAGAACTGAAGAACCTAGTCACCCAATCCCTGGTCCTGATACATTCCAACCCCAAGCTCCCCTattacctggaaacagacgcttcaggagtagctatgggCGCCATATTGAGTCAAAGAGGCCCAGATAACCAGTTGCACcccattgcctatatgtccaaatccttctcAGGTGCCAAAGcaaattacaacacccacaacaaggagctaCTTGCTATCATTAAAGCCTTGGAagaatggcgtattttcctggaagctacCAAGAAACCAGTCCAGGTGTTCACAGATCATtgcaacctggaatattggatgcaagCCAGGACCTTCAATCGGAGACACGCTAGATGGTGCATTTTCCTGA ggaaacaatcagggaaaccagacgcacTGTCAAGACGTTCAGATTATGTTGACCACCCCCCAGAACTAGAAGTCATGCTCCCAGAAGAGGTTTTTGTCAAcacatcagaagaggaacttgagattgtcacagaaatccaAAAGGGACTAAGGGAGGACCCGTCCCTGGAAcctatcatccagttcctaacAGAAGATGCAGATGTTGCGCCTCCCTTGATTTGGAAAGCCTATtgggattatgactgggaagaggatcTACTCTGGTACTGTGGGAAACTAGTAGTTCCAGACAGCAAGCCCTTGAAAGAAAGACTCCTGAAGGAGTTCCATGACTCACCGTTAGCCAGACGCCCAGGACAGCAGAGAACCCTTGAACTCCTAAGTCAAacctactggtggccaggtaTGAAATCatcagccaaggaatgggttgagtGCTGCCCTGCGTGCCAGGCCAATTGA
- a CDS encoding RTA1-like protein: protein MTYVRLGNSGLKVSRLILGLMSYGQKEWGKWVLGEEEGIKHIKAAYDAGIQTFDTADVYSNGESERILGKAIKQLNLPRDEIVVMTKVFNIVRREPGPFLPTVRGDSPQADALGYTNQYGLSRKAHSSIASCLSIANQCHRFDYQTPIAETMQALHDVVKAGYARYIGMSSCHAYQFHAMQNYAINNGLTPFIAMQNQYNLVYREEEREMIPTLKMFGVGMIPWSPLSQGILSRPYEETTLRAQTSHSAQLWKKTKEDNKEIILRVEKIAKARDISMAQVAVAWCLSKDVVTAPIVGTTSLANLQDLIAAANATSSQRPNPAEHLPFNYVPTGWVGILFLVLFALTTTGHLFQAVTLKTTYMIPTLVLCGVGELLGWAGRYWGHVNPHNGDAFMMQITTTIIAPSFMTAAMFLILPKIINELGTMYSRMPPRLYSIIFITADVTALIIQAAGGAMASIARTPEGSERGGKIMLGGIVIQLIAVILYTILGLEFVIRFSYDRPAHPKIISDLRKNSGWVGVPRGIVKMLTGLAIATVFIIIRSIYRTIELTDGWNGTIISTESYFNWFDGAPIFVAMFTFNVFHPGNLLRNLESSNRLPISAYSSSDRVEMTRV from the exons ATGACATATG TCCGTCTGGGCAACTCGGGCCTCAAGGTCTCACGACTGATTCTTGGTCTGATGAGCTATGGGCAAAAGGAATGGGGCAAATGGGTCTTGGGCGAGGAGGAAGGCATCAAACATATCAAGGCTGC ATACGATGCTGGAATCCAAACGTTTGACACAGCCGATGTCTACTCCAACGGAGAGTCAGAGCGTATTCTAGGCAAGGCAATCAAGCAGCTCAATCTACCCCGAGATGAAATCGTGGTCATGACCAAG GTATTCAACATTGTTCGCCGAGAACCAGGACCATTCCTGCCCACTGTCAGAGGTGACAGTCCTCAGGCCGATGCGTTGGGATACACAAACCAGTACGGACTCAGTCGCAAGGCACACTCATCCATTGCTTCTTGTCTCTCCATCGCTAACCAA TGCCACCGATTCGACTATCAGACACCCATAGCCGAGACAATGCAGGCCCTCCATGACGTCGTCAAAGCCGGTTATGCGCGGTACATTGGCATGTCCAGTTGCCACGCTTACCAGTTCCATGCAATGCAGAATTACGCAATTAATAACGGGCTCACTCCATTTATTGCAATGCAGAATCAGTATAATCTAGTTTATAGAGAGGAGGAGAGGGAGATGATCCCTACGCTCAAA ATGTTTGGAGTTGGGATGATCCCTTGGTCACCGCTTTCGCAGGGAATTTTGAGTCGACCGTATGAGGAGACGACGCTTCGCGCTCAGACTAGCCA CTCTGCACAATTATGGAAGAAAACGAAAGAAGACAACAAAGAAATCATCCTTCG GGTTGAGAAGATAGCAAAGGCCCGAGATATCAGCATGGCCCAGGTTGCAGTAGCTTGGTGCCTCTCCAAGGACGTGGTTACTGCACCCATAGTTGGTACCACAAGCCTGGCGAATCTCCAGGATCTTATTG CTGCCGCCAATGCGACCTCCAGCCAACGCCCCAACCCTGCAGAACATTTGCCGTTCAACTATGTGCCCACTGGATGGGTCGGCATTCTGTTCCTGGTTCTCTTTGCTTTGACCACCA CTGGTCATCTGTTTCAAGCTGTTACTCTCAAGACGACATACATGATACCAACGCTTGTATTATGCGGCGTCGGCGAGTTGTTGGGCTGGGCCGGACGTTATTGGGGACATGTGAACCCGCATAACGGCGACGCATTTATGATGCA AATTACCACTACTATTATTGCGCCTTCGTTCATGACCGCAGCCATGTTCTTGATTCTGCCGAAAATTATCAATGAGCTGGGTACGATGTATAGCCGAATGCCTCCACGCCTTT ATTCCATCATCTTCATTACCGCCGACGTGACCGCACTGATTATTCAAGCTGCTGGTGGGGCCATGGCCTCCATTGCACGTACTCCGGAAGGCTCAGAGAGAGGAGGAAAAATTATGCTTGGCGGCATCGTCATCCAGCTCA TCGCTGTGATTCTCTATACCATTCTTGGTCTTGAATTCGTTATCCGTTTCAGCTATGACCGACCCGCTCATCCCAAGATTATAAGTGATCTACGCAAGAACTCCGGATGGGTCGGTGTGCCCCGGGGTATCGTAAAAATGCTCACCGGTCTTGCGATTGCGACGGTGTTCATTATCATTCGGAGCATCTATCGTACTATCGAACTCACCGATGGATG GAACGGGACGATCATCTCCACCGAGAGTTATTTCAACTGGTTTGATGGAGCACCGATTTTTGTGGCCATGTTT ACATTCAACGTTTTTCACCCTGGAAATTTGCTGCGAAACTTGGAGAGCAGCAATCGATTGCCAATTTCTGCATACTCGTCCAGCGATCGAGTCGAGATGACTCGGGTGTGA
- a CDS encoding Retrotransposon-derived protein PEG10, whose amino-acid sequence MEPEPSLGALLKAITALTATVGSLQDQVKAQGQQLIELKAICKETANLLGNKDQGGVQTQPGPSTGPVTPPTHTGGETHTPGMVRPGLKAPFRPSRGTGFDSKEDEDPRQGPKKEPLGTPKCSLSSLTPFDSRSSIKQPKMELPDPYKGNTRGQKATQWLDQMLLWVALHRDQFDKEEQMVVWILYHMTDKAANWALPIIGTIIKGKGNPPTTILVLTAKFKEAFADPNAKRAAARKIATLAQTTTTSKYVTEFRNLMAELDWNEEAYIAQFMQGLHWKVKELLSTKDSILDKLEAIFAAAIKIDNIRCKNEENRPKKAPAKSLATVATSTSTTTTQRVHLSEDPNYVTLEERDCCQASGLCVKCSQKGHGIKQCPNGWKATPKESAKVAQDKLEKE is encoded by the coding sequence atggaaccagagccgtcccttggcgctctcctcaaggctatcacagccctcaccgccacagttgggtccttacaggaccaagtcaaagcccaaggccaacagctcattgagcttaaagccatatgcaaggagactgCCAACTTACttggcaacaaggatcaaggaggagtccaaacccagcctggcccatcaactgggcctgtcacccctccaaCCCACACAGGAGGGGagacccacactccaggcatggttaggcctgggctcaaggccccattcaggccttcaagaggaacaggttTTGACTCCAAAGAAGATGAGGACCCAAGACAAGGCCCCAAGAAAGAGCCTCTGGGAACGCCTAAATGCTCCCTTAGTTCCCTTACCCCTTTTGACTCCAGGTCCAGCATAAAAcaacccaaaatggagcttCCAGACCCCTACAAAGGCAACACTAGGGGACAGAAGGCCACACAGTGGCTTGATCAAATGCTTCTTTGGGTTGCCCTCCACAGGGATcagtttgacaaggaggaacagatggtggtatggattttataccacatgacagacaaggctgccaactgggccctccccatcattggaaccatcatcaagggcaaggggaatcctcctaccaccatcctggtcctaacggccaaattcaaggaggcatttgccgACCCCAATGCCAAGAGAGCAGCAGCCAGGAAAATAGCTACCCTGGCccaaaccaccaccacctccaagtaTGTCAcagagttccgcaatctcatggcggaattagactggaatgAGGAAGCCTACATTGCGCAATTCatgcaaggcctccactggaaggttaaGGAATTGTTGTCTACCAAAGATAGCATTCTGGACAAACTTGAAGCCATTTTTGCAGCAgccatcaaaattgacaacatccgctgcaaaaatgaggaaaatCGGCCTAAAAAGGCCCCCGCCAAGTCCctggccaccgtggccacctccacttccacTACTACCACACAGCGGGTCCATCTATCAGAGGATCCCAACTACGTCACgctggaggaaagggactgTTGCCAAGCATCAGGTCTTTGCGTAAAATGCAGCCAGAAGGGACATGGGATCAAACAATgtcccaatggctggaaggcaaccCCCAAGGAATCTGCAAAGGTTGCTCAGGACAAGTTGGAAAAAGAATGA
- a CDS encoding AAA family ATPase codes for MPIIRRGQDITARSYYECFDQVWDPQAYGNWVIVPVDSQIRFRRRNLAFEAHNRIHSPTGSSVNDHTWIEIESNDLVKYFRSHEALKGVESLENVNPGIDARDIYLRLEALKVSAVEPIFELEEEEPATVGLGLGWPPSPVPMLPINFATHSQDQFPSPPRSIVSPPGITHPPPMNSSPSSRNSYSPVFLHSNPPLTVPEQLWVLLDFVKSHFEETVEELERLRLDGNISYGLLWMLCVPGHLVETKDTATGLPIGMRLQSWDYGHDGTKFTIRGDTYMWDGKLFKREITSVEIEHFEGTMKLDQLPIKPLTDQCKQSLIERGRLYQKYAGIHHLNYDATITVSTEYSTIQLPAKGRVMLDAGGYSRYNSNNSREHQGPTWDPYPLRSPLPGPVRSPLRSDDEYKNDNPLPDEILCLTPPAHKAWSFAAEAWGNVLVNDLSEITFDKLALDRLVLKTDQKKLLKVLVESYSGGNKLAMDPRPGKNGGLTMVLHGNPGTKKTLTAEAVSEHLKCPLYVVSSGELGTEADELEKKLRSIFEMIAAWGAALLINEANLIATLYVLILSTDRVHTFDKAFIPRISIAIHHPDLDQASRLLTWKESLVCAGVTLVDSNTSPLDKESYITHEELGSLAKRPIDACAIGQIIRGAQALSISDMEPLRMSHLSTVLKVAEQFEADSKELELTEDTTARKEGW; via the exons ATGCCTATCATTAGGAGGGGCCAAGATATTACCGCCCGATCGTACTATGAATGTTTTGATCAGGTTTG GGATCCGCAAGCTTATGGTAATTGGGTAATTGTCCCGGTCGATAGCCAAATTAGATTCCGTCGCAGGAATCTAGCATTCGAAGCTCACAACAGGATTCATAGCCCTACAGGCTCCA GTGTTAATGATCACACATGGATTGAGATAGAATCCAATGATTTGGTCAAGTACTTTCG ATCTCACGAGGCACTCAAAGGTGTAGAAAGCCTTGAGAATGTGAATCCTGGAATTGATGCAAGGGACATTTACCTCAGGCTGGAGGCATTAAAGGTTTCGGCTGTTGAGCCCATCTTTGAgctcgaggaagaagaacctGCTACCGTAGGATTAGGATTAGGATGGCCTCCTTCGCCAGTCCCAATGCTGCCAATTAACTTTGCTACGCACAGCCAAGATCAGTTCCCGTCTCCTCCAAGGAGTATTGTCTCTCCACCAGGAATTACACATCCTCCCCCAATgaattcatctccttcctcaAGGAATTCATATTCTCCAGTTTTCCTTCATAGCAACCCCCCACTCACAGTTCCGGAGCAACTTTGGGTCCTTCTCGACTTTGTCAAATCGCACTTTGAGGAAACAGTCGAAGAACTTGAAAGGCTCAGATTAGACGGGAATATTTCATACGGCCTCTTGTGGATGCTGTGCGTTCCTGGACATCTTGTTGAAACCAAGGATACGGCAACTGGACTTCCAATCGGGATGAGGCTCCAATCATGGGATTATGGACACGA CGGAACCAAATTTACCATTCGGGGTGATACGTATATGTGGGACGGGAAATTGTTCAAGCGAGAGATCACCTCTGTCGAGATTGAGCATTTTGAG GGGACAATGAAACTAGATCAACTCCCGATCAAACCTTTGACAGATCAATGCAAACAATCTTTAATAG AGCGAGGGAGACTCTACCAGAAG TATGCAGGCATTCATCATCTCAACTACGACGCAACTATCACTGTGTCCACCGAATATAGTACGATACAGCTCCCA GCCAAGGGTAGAGTCATGTTAGATGCTGGTGGCTACTCGCGCTATAACTCTAATAATTCAAGAGAACACCAGGGACCAACATG GGACCCATACCCGTTGAGAAGCCCCCTCCCGGGGCCAGTCCGCTCACCTCTGCGGTCGGATGATGAATATAAGAATGACAACCCACTTCCAGATGAGATCCTATGTCTAACTCCACCCGCCCATAAAGCCTGGTCTTTTGCAGCTGAAGCATGGGGCAACGTTCTTGTCAATGACTTGTCCGAGATCACTTTCGACAAGTTGGCACTTGATCGATTAGTGCTTAAAACAGATCAGAAAAAACTACTCAAAGTACTGGTTGAATCTTATTCAGGGGGTAACAAGTTGGCTATGGACCCAAGACCCGGAAAAAATGGTGGACTAACGATGGTCCTTCATGGAAACCCAG GGACCAAGAAG ACCCTTACTGCTGAAGCGGTATCAGAGCACTTAAAG TGCCCTTTATACGTTGTATCTTCAGGTGAACTTGGCACAGAGGCTGATGAATTGGAGAAAAAGCTACGCAGTATCTTTGAG ATGATTGCTGCATGGGGAGCTGCTCTGTTGATCAACGAGGCAAATCTTATCGCCACTTTATACG TCCTTATTTTATCAACGGACCGAGTTCACACTTTTGACAAAGCATTTATTCC GAGAATCTCAATCGCAATCCATCACCCCGATCTCGATCAAGCATCGAGGTTACTAACTTGGAAGGAG TCACTGGTTTGTGCTGGGGTAACTTTGGTGGACTCGAATACGTCTCCGCTGGATAAAGAAAGCTACATTACGCATGAAGAACTTGGGTCGCTAGCGAAACGACCTATTGATGCTTGCGCCATTGGGCAAATAATTCGGGGAGCACAGGCTCTGTCAATTTCAGATATGGAACCATTACGCATGTCACAT CTTTCGACAGTCTTAAAAGTCGCCGAGCAGTTCGAGGCGGACAGTAAGGAGCTTGAACTTACGGAGGACACAACAGCAAGAAAGGAAGGGTGGTAA
- a CDS encoding Serine/threonine-protein kinase: protein MTDDTDHAADGSTHRETTPENEHRALASLGIQCALSLAEVTAELAPVPYIGPLVKCLTAVFQAVEKSRVNKEQWKLLQGRCVMVLRIAGAQVTNNGHQYYPRINEGAHMLEETLNKIQKRAQHYNEMNDFSTFLKSKLISDEIEELFSELDTCLQMFSYATDVAQAQWVSEFRSVQQQEARDIQKLKGELTKFNINLEEMSHKEDQILENTGMIFGVLQQLLNDKTLVLEAQSKTTVDDYADAQQIVRTILSVTKLQLPPKLLLGRQCILDAKVPIKTGITCDIYTASFLGGERVAKKVFRLGMAERELVEHYSRRFMRIASLWYDFRSDYTLPFYGIGMEAFEGTEHFQLYMVSPLMKNFDAMTYLRKYRKNAGAKKNILRIVTDAALGLQYLHNRHPPAWRGHAWRLWVDQGKDLNRRFALENVENSGLPGTVMTGKTEAQRWMAPELFAEEPVLETPCDVWGWAMATLEIVSGSVPYYKHKQAITVMNKVMQGPPTRADHLEFNTYAYRPTEMWGLLEKCWKQNPEDRLSMDEVVIELKKIAKMPEIV, encoded by the exons ATGACTGATGACACAGACCACGCCGCAGACGGTTCTACCCACCGCGAGACGACTCCTGAGAACGAACACAGGGCGCTGGCGTCGCTAGGTATACAGTGTGCCCTATCTCTAGCTGAAGTTACGGCCGAGCTTGCACCGGTGCCTTATATCGGACCACTAGTCAAATGTCTGACGGCTGTATTCCAGGCAGTTGAGAAATCACGGGTAAACAA GGAACAATGGAAGCTACTGCAAGGGCGATGTGTGATGGTGTTGCGTATTGCTGGGGCGCAAGTCACAAACAACGGCCACCAATACTACCCTCGCATCAACGAAGGCGCACATATGCTTGAAGA AACGCTGAACAAGATACAAAAGCGTGCTCAGCACTACAACGAGATGAACGATTTTTCTACTTTTCTGAAGTCGAAGCTCATCAGCGACGAAATCGAGGAGTTGTTCAGTGAACTCGATACCTGTCTGCAGATGTTCTCT TATGCTACAGATGTGGCACAGGCACAATGGGTATCGGAATTCCGATCCGTCCAGCAGCAGGAAGCAAGGGATATTCAGAAGCTCAAGGGCGAGCTGACCAAGTTCAACATAAACCTGGAAGAAATGAGCCATAAAGAAGACCAGATTCTTGAAAACACGGGTATGATATTTGGTGTCCTGCAGCAGCTTCTCAACGATAAAACTTTG GTCTTGGAAGCACAATCCAAAACTACCGTCGACGACTATGCTGACGCACAGCAAATCGTTCGCACAATCCTGTCCGTCACAAAGCTCCAACTTCCTCCCAAACTCCTACTGGGCCGGCAATGCAtccttgacgcaaaggtccCAATCAAAACAGGTATCACGTGCGATATATACACCGCATCATTCCTCGGCGGAGAGAGGGTGGCAAAAAAGGTGTTTAGGCTCGGAATGGCCGAGAGGGAGTTGGTGGAACATTACTCGAGGCGTTTCATGCGCATCGCGAGCTTGTGGTATGATTTCCGCTCGGACTATACGTTACCGTTCTATGGGATTGGGATGGAGGCGTTTGAGGGGACTGAGCACTTCCAACT atacatggTGTCACCCCTGATGAAGAACTTTGATGCT ATGACATATCTGAGGAAGTACAGGAAGAATGCGGGGGCGAAGAAGAACATACTGCGCATA GTCACCGACGCAGCGCTCGGACTGCAGTACCTGCACAACAGACATCCTCCGGCT TGGAGGGGGCATGCTTGGCGGCTTTGGGTTGACCAAGGCAAGGACTTGAATCGTCGGTTT GCACTGGAAAACGTTGAGAACAGTGGCTTACCTGGAACGGTAATGACTGGCAAGACCGAAGCTCAGCGATGGATG GCGCCAGAGCTGTTTGCTGAGGAGCCCGTGCTGGAAACACCCTGCGATGTCTGGGGATG GGCCATGGCCACTCTCGAG ATTGTTAGTGGGTCTGTTCCATACTACAAGCACAAACAAGCGATCACTGTCATGAACAAAGTGATGCAAGGTCCACCGACCCGTGCGGACCACCTAGAGTTTAACACCTATGCATACCGACCGACCGAGATGTGGGGATTGCTCGAAAAATGCTGGAAACAGAACCCTGAAGACCGACTGTCGATGGATGAGGTGGTCATTGAGCTGAAGAAGATTGCAAAGATGCCCGAGATTGTGTAA